The DNA segment ATAattctttagtttttttttttcagaTATACATATAAGTATATTCCGCCAAATGAATACTggttcctttatttatttatttttcttgtgatGTTTCATCATAATATAAACTTGAACATCATTTTTTCTTTTACTCATGAATATAGTACTGACAAAGATCGATGAATAAAAGTgtacattttttgaaaaatagaaaTAATCTTTCTAACACAATGGGAAATAGAAATAATCATGAATCTCATGACGTTATAGTAAATATTCCTAGTAATATTCTCATAGCTAAGAGGAGCTAATAAAATTTCATTATCCAGTACATTGGGAACAACAGAAGTATAGACGAATATACCATTATCATTCATTTTGGATTGGTATTTTTCACCTAAATATCATATAGAATCAGAAGAGTTTAGTGTAATCGTTTCTTTACGCTATTATCcgaataatttttaattatttatcttCTTTGATAGTCTTCACTATGTCGAACTTGTCAAAGCTTGAGTTTGTGGCACTTGATATTTCTGGAAAGAACTATCTATCATGGGTTCTCGATGCTGAGATTCACTTAGCTGCTAAAGGCTTTGGTAACACCATTACTCATGGTAATGAGGCATCAAGCCAGGACAAAGCGAAGACCATGATTTTCCTTTGTCATCATTTGGATGAAGGTTTGAAGGTTGAATATTTAACAgtgaaagatccacttgaattgtgGATTGGCCATCACCTTAAGGCTACGGTATTGCCAAGAGCTCGATATGAGTGGATGCACTTACAATTGCAAGATTTTAAGACCGTAGGTGAGTATAACTCTGATGTATTTCGAATAACTTCCCAGTTGAAATTATGTGGGGAAGTTATAAATGATGAGGATTTACTAGAAAAGACTCTTACGACTTTTCATGCCTCAAATATGGTATTACGGCAGCAATACCGTGAAAGGggttttaaaaagtattctgaattgATCTCATGCCTTCTGGTGGCTGAGCAACATAATACCCTTTTGCTGAAAAATCACGAAGTCCGTCCCACAGGGTCAGCTCCGCTTCCTGAAGCGAATATGACAGCTAGACGTGATAAGTCTGGAGAAAGACAGAATAATAATAATGGCCATATGAATGTACGTGGGCATGGAAATGGTAAGAGATGATATAATAGTCGTCATCGTGGTGGTCATGGCAAACGAGAAAATAATATAAGTTCTCAAAACAATCCTTCACGAGGCAAAAGCGGTAACTACCACCGTTGTGGCATGAAAGGTCATTGGAAAATTGAATGTCGTGCACCTGAGCATTTTGTCAGGCTTTATCAAAACTCCTTTAAAAGAAAGGCAAATAATGTTAGAGCATCTTCTGTTAATGCTCCAATGGAGTCACAtttgtcctttaaaaataattttgaggCAGGgccttcaaacaaaaatgatgaCAATGCCGAGGCAAATCTTGCATTGAATGATGatgattttcaaggcctcgatgATATTACTcatttggaagttgaagacttctTTGGAGATCAAAACTAATGTTTGATCATTTTACTGGGGAATGcaattatgttgttatttttattttcggTGTTTTTGTCTCgtctgaagtttttttttttcaagtagTACTTAAGTTGTCTTATGTTGTCGTTGGTGATGTTAGTTGTTTCCGTATTTCTcatgatgtattttttttatgaagaaatTAAAATTCCTCAATCTTCAATTGGATCCAAGATGAGTAATGAAGATTTATGTCttttggatagtgctacaactcacacaatattaagagaaaataatttttttttcttattttggttATGAAAAAGGcctatgttaatacaatatccggtagtacaaatTGATTGAGGGCTCTGGAAGAGCGGCCTTATTATTACCCGGAGGAACGATATTAACTATTGATAATGCATTGTATTGTAGTAAGTCTCAGAGAAACTTGTTAAGTTTCAAagctattcgccaaaatggctaccaTGTTGAGACATCAAACGAATGAAAGGTTGAATACCTTTATGTTACTACAATAAAAGCGGGTAAAAGATATGTGCACGAAAAATTACCCGTATTTTCTTCTGGATTGTACCACACAAACATTGGTGTGGTTGAATCACATGTCATAGTAAACAAAAGGTTTACTACTTCTAATGATTTTatcatttggcatgaccggttgggtcatCTCGGTTCTAACATGATGCGcaaaataatagagaattcaaATGGGCACACATTGAAGAacaagaagattcttcaatttaaggaattctcatGTGCTgcttgttctcaaggaaaattggtTATTAAACCAACATCAGCTaaagttgggattgaatcccctgTATTTCTGAAACGTATAcaaggtgatatatgtgggcctatacaccctccatgtggaccattcaaatattttATAGTCTTGATAGacgcatctacaagatggtcacatgtgtgcttattgTCAACTCGTAATATGGCATTTGCTAGATTGTTGGCCCAAATAATAAGGTTAATAGCACAATTTCcaaattatgcaattaagacaattcgtcttgataatatTGGTGAATTTACATCTCAGGTCTTTATTGACTATT comes from the Nicotiana sylvestris chromosome 4, ASM39365v2, whole genome shotgun sequence genome and includes:
- the LOC104247269 gene encoding uncharacterized protein, whose amino-acid sequence is MSNLSKLEFVALDISGKNYLSWVLDAEIHLAAKGFGNTITHGNEASSQDKAKTMIFLCHHLDEGLKVEYLTVKDPLELWIGHHLKATVLPRARYEWMHLQLQDFKTVGEYNSDVFRITSQLKLCGEVINDEDLLEKTLTTFHASNMVLRQQYRERGFKKYSELISCLLVAEQHNTLLLKNHEVRPTGSAPLPEANMTARRDKSGERQNNNNGHMNVRGHGNGPSNKNDDNAEANLALNDDDFQGLDDITHLEVEDFFGDQN